A genomic stretch from Bifidobacterium sp. ESL0769 includes:
- a CDS encoding cysteine ABC transporter substrate-binding protein, with protein sequence MTTNVLKRAAQVAISAAAAVAMLAGFAACGPSGATPSSDNNSGSSSAGAGKQQTARTLAQIKKSGKLKVAVFSDKAPFGYVDKDGKNQGYDIVFAERLAKDLGVKPEYTTVDPAARVDVLASNKVDVTLANFTVTPEREEKVDFAKPYMKVALGVVSPDSKPIKSVDQLKGKTLIIAKGTTAEPYFAKYPDIKLQKYDQYADAYNALLDGRGDAMSTDNTEVLAWAKANKGFTVGITKLGDEQPIAPAVQKGNKELLNYINEEIVKLGKEQFFHKDYEQTLKPVYGDSSNPDDIVVEGGKL encoded by the coding sequence ATGACAACGAACGTATTGAAACGTGCAGCACAAGTAGCAATCTCCGCGGCGGCAGCCGTAGCCATGCTAGCAGGATTCGCCGCATGCGGCCCTTCCGGTGCGACACCGAGCAGCGATAACAATTCCGGCTCCAGCTCGGCCGGCGCAGGCAAGCAACAGACCGCACGAACCCTTGCGCAGATCAAGAAGTCCGGAAAACTCAAGGTCGCGGTCTTCTCCGACAAGGCACCGTTCGGCTACGTCGACAAGGACGGCAAGAACCAGGGCTACGATATCGTTTTCGCCGAACGCCTGGCCAAAGACCTCGGTGTGAAGCCCGAATACACAACTGTAGATCCGGCTGCACGCGTGGATGTGCTCGCCAGCAACAAGGTCGACGTCACCCTCGCCAACTTCACCGTCACTCCCGAACGCGAAGAGAAGGTCGACTTCGCCAAGCCGTACATGAAGGTCGCGTTGGGCGTAGTCTCCCCCGATTCCAAGCCGATCAAAAGCGTCGACCAGCTCAAGGGCAAGACGCTGATCATCGCCAAGGGCACCACCGCCGAACCGTACTTCGCCAAGTACCCCGACATCAAGCTGCAGAAGTACGACCAGTACGCAGACGCCTACAACGCCTTGCTCGACGGTCGCGGCGACGCGATGAGCACCGACAATACCGAAGTGCTCGCCTGGGCGAAGGCCAACAAGGGCTTCACCGTCGGCATCACCAAGCTCGGCGACGAGCAGCCCATCGCCCCCGCCGTGCAGAAGGGCAACAAGGAACTCTTGAACTACATCAACGAGGAGATCGTCAAGCTCGGCAAGGAACAGTTCTTCCACAAGGACTACGAGCAAACCCTAAAGCCGGTCTACGGCGACTCCTCCAACCCCGACGACATCGTGGTTGAGGGCGGCAAACTCTGA
- a CDS encoding amino acid ABC transporter ATP-binding protein, translating to MTDTAVTTSKVNANTNDLHETLHIRHIVKQYENADKPVLNDISFDVPAGQVFVILGPSGSGKSTLLRTIAGLEPIQGGDITIGDEVLRTSGRKKDVAKANSGNESSSKATASSSKASNDNANPVKVGMVFQSYDLFPNKTVLGNIMLAPVLVQKRKKDEVKAEAIKLLERVGLADRQDAWPHELSGGQRQRVAICRALIEHPQIMLFDEVTAALDPEMVREVLDVIVELADSGQTMLIVTHEMAFARAVADHIILLEDGGIVEESDDAEQFFTHPQSERAQQFLNTFTYARERQ from the coding sequence ATGACTGATACGGCGGTCACAACGTCCAAGGTGAACGCGAACACGAACGACCTGCACGAAACTCTGCATATCCGACATATTGTGAAGCAGTACGAAAATGCTGACAAGCCAGTATTGAACGACATCTCCTTCGATGTGCCGGCCGGCCAGGTATTCGTCATCCTAGGCCCTTCCGGTTCCGGCAAGTCGACGCTGCTACGCACAATCGCAGGTCTCGAACCCATCCAAGGTGGTGACATCACCATCGGCGACGAGGTGCTACGGACGTCCGGCAGGAAGAAGGATGTTGCCAAAGCAAACTCGGGCAATGAATCAAGTTCCAAGGCAACTGCTTCAAGCTCCAAGGCCAGCAACGACAACGCAAACCCCGTCAAGGTCGGTATGGTTTTCCAAAGCTATGACCTCTTCCCCAACAAGACGGTGCTCGGCAATATCATGCTTGCGCCGGTCCTAGTGCAGAAGCGTAAGAAAGACGAGGTCAAGGCCGAAGCCATCAAACTGTTGGAACGAGTAGGATTGGCCGACCGTCAGGACGCCTGGCCGCACGAGCTTTCCGGCGGACAACGCCAACGCGTCGCCATTTGCCGCGCGCTAATCGAGCACCCGCAAATCATGCTTTTCGACGAGGTCACCGCCGCACTCGACCCCGAAATGGTGCGTGAAGTGCTCGATGTCATCGTAGAACTGGCCGACAGCGGCCAGACCATGCTCATCGTCACCCACGAGATGGCGTTCGCCCGTGCGGTGGCCGATCATATCATCCTGCTTGAGGACGGCGGCATCGTCGAGGAATCCGACGACGCCGAGCAGTTCTTCACCCATCCACAATCCGAACGCGCCCAGCAATTCCTGAACACGTTCACGTATGCTCGTGAGAGACAATAG
- a CDS encoding amino acid ABC transporter permease has product MHGAEILLQPGVFPRLLQGLWVTIWIAGASVLLSLPVGLIVGWLMTLHNPIVRFIMRVYLDFIRIMPQLALLFIAFYGFARAFNWNLDATGACVLVFVLWGGAELGDLVRGALESIPRTQYESAQVLGLNSWQTFSRVILPQALRRLLPASVNLITRIVKTTSLAALLGVIEVIKVGQQIIDANRFQYPDATLWIYGVIFFMYFFVCWPLSIVARRLEKRWAHD; this is encoded by the coding sequence ATGCACGGCGCTGAGATACTGCTGCAACCGGGCGTCTTCCCGCGCCTGCTGCAAGGTTTGTGGGTAACCATCTGGATAGCCGGGGCATCCGTACTGCTTTCCCTGCCGGTCGGGCTTATTGTTGGCTGGCTAATGACGTTGCACAATCCGATTGTGCGCTTCATCATGCGTGTTTATCTTGATTTCATCCGTATCATGCCGCAGCTCGCGTTGCTGTTCATCGCTTTCTACGGTTTCGCGCGAGCCTTTAATTGGAACCTTGACGCCACCGGCGCATGCGTGCTGGTCTTCGTGCTTTGGGGCGGTGCCGAGCTCGGCGATCTGGTTCGTGGAGCTCTGGAATCAATACCACGAACGCAATATGAATCCGCTCAAGTACTTGGCCTCAATTCATGGCAGACTTTCAGCAGGGTTATCCTCCCGCAGGCGTTGCGTCGTTTGCTTCCCGCCAGCGTCAACCTCATTACCCGCATCGTCAAGACCACCTCGCTGGCCGCGCTGCTCGGTGTGATTGAAGTCATCAAGGTTGGCCAGCAGATTATCGATGCGAACCGCTTCCAATACCCTGATGCGACGCTGTGGATTTACGGCGTGATTTTCTTCATGTATTTCTTCGTTTGCTGGCCGCTGTCGATTGTGGCCAGAAGGCTTGAAAAGAGGTGGGCTCATGACTGA
- a CDS encoding amino acid ABC transporter permease, with product MDWSFIAHNAHYFVNAGYMTVFISFFGIVFSIVLGVLCAAVEAANIPIVKQLVRVYIELSRNTPLLVQLYFLYFGLPKLGVSWSAETCAIVGLTFLGGSYMAEALRGGFEAVPQVQRESAQVLGFSPSQMLIHVTVPQALSTAIPGVVANIIFLVKESSVVSAIALADVMYVTKDLMGQTYNTYESLTLLIVTYLIILLPISIIGTVLERRFDYARR from the coding sequence ATGGACTGGAGCTTCATAGCCCATAACGCCCACTACTTCGTCAACGCCGGTTATATGACCGTCTTCATCTCGTTCTTCGGCATCGTCTTCAGCATCGTTCTGGGCGTGCTGTGCGCGGCAGTCGAAGCGGCCAATATCCCAATAGTAAAGCAGCTTGTCCGCGTTTATATCGAGCTTTCACGCAATACGCCATTGCTGGTTCAGCTGTACTTCCTTTATTTCGGACTACCGAAACTCGGCGTCTCCTGGTCGGCGGAAACCTGCGCAATCGTGGGCCTCACCTTCCTCGGCGGCTCGTATATGGCCGAAGCGCTGCGCGGCGGGTTCGAAGCGGTGCCGCAAGTCCAGCGCGAATCGGCGCAAGTTTTGGGCTTCAGTCCTTCGCAGATGCTGATTCATGTCACGGTGCCGCAGGCGCTTTCCACCGCCATTCCGGGCGTGGTGGCCAATATCATCTTCCTGGTCAAGGAATCCTCGGTGGTTTCGGCCATCGCGCTGGCCGACGTCATGTACGTCACCAAGGATCTGATGGGCCAGACTTACAACACTTACGAATCGCTGACGCTGCTCATCGTCACCTACCTCATCATCCTCCTGCCGATCTCCATCATCGGCACGGTTTTGGAGAGGAGGTTCGACTATGCACGGCGCTGA